In bacterium 336/3, the following proteins share a genomic window:
- a CDS encoding DNA-binding protein: MEEYKETNDRAADVYSKRVRAGKRTYFFDVKSTRGSDFYLTITESKKRFRDNGFYYEKHKIFLYKEDFGKFIESLEEAIVKIKELMPDYDFNQVVEQEAFESNDEAQESELKWE, encoded by the coding sequence GTGGAAGAGTACAAAGAAACCAACGACCGAGCTGCGGATGTTTACTCTAAAAGAGTAAGGGCAGGTAAAAGAACTTATTTCTTTGATGTAAAATCTACAAGAGGTAGCGACTTCTACCTTACTATCACTGAAAGCAAAAAACGTTTCCGTGATAATGGATTTTACTACGAAAAACATAAGATTTTCTTGTATAAAGAAGATTTCGGGAAGTTCATCGAGTCTTTAGAAGAGGCTATCGTGAAAATTAAAGAATTGATGCCTGATTATGACTTCAATCAAGTTGTAGAGCAGGAAGCTTTTGAAAGCAATGATGAGGCTCAAGAAAGCGAATTGAAATGGGAATAA
- a CDS encoding ATPase: MAKKTTNNSSSTSNTNSTGVLRQHAEIQFAQELEELKKQDSGNVPPLWHMSPASVVIYLMGGKLKNGFEVSPKYIGSRRLMEIAVATLTTDRALLLYGLPGTAKSWVSEHLSAAISGDSTLLIQGTAGTGEEAVRYGWNYARLLAEGPSENALVVTPMMVAMKEGKIARIEELTRITADVQDTLITILSEKTMPIPELNTEVQAVKGFNVIATANNRDKGVNELSGALKRRFNTVILPSPESIEEEVDIVERRVNSIAKNLELPAEMPPLKEIKRIVTIFRELRAGVTLDGKTKIKTPTSTMSTAEAISVVNSGLALAAHFGDGTMSALDVASGLVGAVVKDPIQDKVVWTEYLETVLRTREDYKDLYKACKEMIL, from the coding sequence ATGGCAAAAAAAACCACTAATAATAGTAGTTCCACCAGCAACACAAATAGTACTGGCGTTCTTCGTCAGCATGCTGAAATACAATTTGCCCAAGAATTAGAAGAATTAAAAAAACAAGATTCAGGAAATGTTCCACCTCTCTGGCATATGTCTCCTGCATCTGTAGTTATTTACCTAATGGGTGGTAAATTAAAAAATGGTTTTGAAGTAAGCCCCAAATATATTGGTTCTCGCAGATTGATGGAAATAGCTGTTGCTACACTCACTACTGATAGAGCTTTGTTGTTGTATGGTTTACCTGGTACAGCAAAATCTTGGGTATCAGAGCATTTATCTGCTGCTATTTCTGGAGATTCCACTTTGCTTATTCAGGGTACAGCAGGTACAGGTGAAGAAGCTGTTCGTTATGGTTGGAATTATGCTCGTTTGCTTGCTGAGGGTCCCAGCGAAAATGCTTTGGTAGTTACGCCTATGATGGTGGCTATGAAAGAAGGCAAAATTGCTCGTATTGAGGAGCTTACTCGTATCACAGCAGATGTTCAAGATACATTGATCACCATTCTTTCAGAAAAAACAATGCCTATTCCTGAATTGAATACAGAAGTTCAGGCTGTAAAAGGATTTAATGTTATTGCAACAGCCAACAATAGAGATAAAGGTGTAAATGAACTTTCTGGAGCATTGAAACGCCGTTTCAATACGGTTATTCTTCCATCACCAGAAAGTATTGAGGAAGAAGTAGATATTGTAGAACGTCGTGTCAATAGCATTGCTAAAAACTTAGAATTGCCTGCAGAAATGCCTCCTCTTAAAGAAATAAAGAGAATTGTTACGATTTTTAGAGAGTTGAGAGCAGGTGTAACCTTAGATGGTAAAACCAAAATTAAAACTCCTACAAGTACGATGAGTACAGCAGAAGCTATTTCTGTGGTAAACAGTGGTTTAGCTTTGGCTGCACACTTTGGTGATGGTACGATGAGTGCTTTGGACGTAGCTTCTGGTTTAGTTGGTGCAGTTGTAAAAGACCCTATACAAGATAAAGTTGTTTGGACAGAGTACCTTGAAACAGTTCTTCGTACACGTGAAGATTATAAAGATCTTTACAAAGCTTGTAAAGAAATGATTCTTTAA
- a CDS encoding adenylate cyclase gives MGLEIERKFLVKKDIWNILSIEKGEFYKQGYISTEPSKTMRVRLTESHAFLTIKGSSQGFSRMEFEYSIPQEDAKQLLEKFCSNIISKKRYKIFYHNHLWEIDVFLEDNEGLIIAEIELTSENEHFELPPWVDNEVTTDERYYNSYLSQNPFKNWKNNL, from the coding sequence ATGGGATTAGAAATTGAAAGGAAATTTTTAGTAAAAAAAGATATTTGGAACATTCTTTCTATAGAAAAAGGAGAGTTTTACAAACAAGGTTACATTTCAACAGAACCTTCCAAAACAATGCGAGTACGACTAACAGAAAGCCATGCCTTTTTAACTATAAAAGGCTCCTCACAAGGGTTTTCAAGAATGGAATTTGAATACTCTATCCCACAAGAAGATGCCAAACAATTATTAGAAAAGTTCTGCTCAAATATCATCAGTAAAAAAAGGTATAAAATATTTTATCACAACCATTTATGGGAAATAGATGTATTTTTAGAAGATAATGAAGGACTTATAATTGCTGAAATAGAACTTACATCAGAAAATGAACATTTTGAACTGCCTCCTTGGGTAGACAATGAAGTAACCACAGATGAAAGATATTACAATTCTTATTTATCACAAAATCCATTTAAAAATTGGAAAAACAAT